In Arachis hypogaea cultivar Tifrunner chromosome 2, arahy.Tifrunner.gnm2.J5K5, whole genome shotgun sequence, a genomic segment contains:
- the LOC112720405 gene encoding putative disease resistance RPP13-like protein 1 has protein sequence MMRGKKVDQKLLQRLKTILNVVEAVLNDAEKKQITDSAVKRWLEDLQDAVYDADDLLDEVATKAATQKDPPGNFLSRFLNLQDREMVTRIEEIIARLEDIAKHKDILRLEKIAAKNMSGRIPSTSLVKKSDIFVGRDKERDAIVNLLLDDAYNGELSVIPIVGMGGIGKTTLAKLVYNDDKVQQKFNVKAWVCVGEEEFDVLKVTKIVIEKTCSPCYSNDLDTAQNHLKNGLAGKNFLVVLDDVWSSNRERWESFLTPFECGSEGGKILVTTRLDTVASVVKTKHNEAHNLSLLDEEQCWSVFANRAWGPTEFRDHSALEEIGRIIVKKCKGLPLAAQTVGGLLSGKDNEKDWNDVLNSEFWELSEEDSGILPALRISYYHLPSYLKRCFVYCSLYPKDFEFDRDELTLLWMAEGLLLEPKSGNTLEEIGYEYFDDLVSRSFFQHSNSAKNSFVMHDLMHDLAKFYAGKFFSSILELKNAAKHDTKTRH, from the coding sequence ATGATGAGAGGAAAGAAGGTTGACCAGAAGCTGCTTCAAAGGCTGAAGACCATTCTGAATGTGGTTGAAGCTGTGTTGAATGATGCTGAGAAGAAGCAGATCACTGACTCTGCGGTCAAGAGGTGGCTCGAAGATCTCCAAGATGCTGTCTATGATGCTGACGACTTGTTGGATGAAGTCGCTACCAAAGCTGCTACTCAGAAGGATCCACCAGGTAACTTCTTGTCTCGCTTTCTCAATTTGCAAGATAGGGAGATGGTCACTAGGATTGAAGAAATCATTGCTAGACTAGAAGATATTGCAAAACACAAAGATATCCTTCGTCTGGAAAAGATTGCAGCCAAGAACATGTCTGGGAGGATTCCATCAACCTCACTGGTTAAAAAATCTGATATATTTGTTGGAAGGGACAAAGAAAGGGATGCCATAGTGAATTTGCTTTTAGATGATGCTTACAATGGTGAACTGTCCGTGATTCCCATCGTGGGCATGGGTGGGATAGGAAAAACAACTTTGGCTAAATTGGTTTATAATGATGACAAAGTGCAGCAGAAGTTTAACGTGAAGGCATGGGTTTGTGTTGGTGAGGaggaatttgatgttcttaagGTGACAAAGATTGTGATAGAGAAAACTTGCAGTCCTTGTTACTCAAATGATTTAGATACAGCTCAAAATCATTTGAAGAATGGGCTAGCGGGGAAGAACTTCTTGGTTGTTCTGGATGATGTCTGGAGCAGTAATCGTGAGCGTTGGGAAAGTTTTCTTACaccttttgaatgtggaagtgagGGAGGCAAGATTCTTGTAACAACACGTCTTGATACAGTTGCTTCTGTGGTGAAAACTAAACATAATGAAGCTCACAATTTAAGTTTGTTGGATGAAGAACAATGCTGGTCGGTGTTTGCAAATCGAGCATGGGGTCCTACAGAATTCCGAGATCATTCAGCTTTAGAAGAAATTGGTAGAATAATTGTTAAAAAATGTAAAGGATTACCTTTGGCAGCTCAAACAGTTGGAGGGTTATTGAGTGGGAAAGATAATGAAAAGGATTGGAATGATGTTTTAAATAGTGAATTCTGGGAACTCTCTGAGGAGGATAGTGGGATTCTTCCTGCATTGAGGATCAGTTATTATCACCTCCCATCATATTTAAAACGCTGCTTTGTTTATTGTTCTTTGTATCCTAAGGACTTTGAATTTGATAGAGATGAATTGACATTATTGTGGATGGCAGAAGGTCTTTTGCTAGAACCAAAGAGTGGAAACACTTTGGAAGAAATTGGTTATGAATATTTTGATGATTTGGTTTCGAGATCATTTTTTCAACATTCTAACTCTGCTAAAAATTCATTTGTAATGCACGATCTCATGCATGATTTAGCAAAGTTCTATGCTGGAAAGTTCTTTTCTAGTATCCTTGAACTCAAGAATGCAGCAAAGCATGATACGAAAACTCGCCACTAG
- the LOC112755905 gene encoding putative disease resistance RPP13-like protein 1 isoform X1 → MHDFMHDLATFYGGKFFSGILELKNAAKHDTKTRHVSCARNNDDDSLMKIMEACNRLKHVRTLMQINLHKGGVIPEGDGVTVPCHLLEQLKCLRVLSFKFFSDDENLLHGSIGKLIHLRYLDLSYTSIVTLPESLSCLYNLQTLKLRSCKNLKQLPSNMQNLVNLRHLDLFDTGLKEMPKGMSKLKDLQFLSNYIVGKHEENAVGELGELTHLHGSLSIGKLENVNNSGVASNARMDQKIHLNALYLMWSSFEESEVCDSQTEKDVLDKLRPHKGLKKLFMWGYRGTMFPDWVGQPLYYNMTQLQLGGCRNCWVLPSLGQLPSLERLVISELDKLKMIGGSFYKGDGTHQHQETPFRSLKSLEFYDMGCWEEWQSYECDDYDDAPFPKLEELHILHCPKLRGDLPTFLPSLKELRINECEELGCYLPRAPIMRQLLIYGKQEARMWDLPLSLQRLIIEGNQLVEYVFEAIIHTRPTSLNYLRISNCSSAISFPGDSLPPSLKELTIENCKNVEFSIQHQQQHHSLESLRIDNSCDSLTSFTLPAFPNLKYLTIARCENLTSLGSIRLPASLHFLYISRCPLLGEGIERKDPHIWPSISYIPDIYVNGKRIHNDSTS, encoded by the coding sequence ATGCATGATTTCATGCATGATTTAGCAACGTTCTATGGTGGAAAGTTCTTTTCTGGTATCCTTGAACTCAAAAATGCAGCAAAGCATGATACCAAAACTCGCCACGTGTCATGTGCTCGCAACAATGATGATGATTCGCTTATGAAGATCATGGAAGCATGCAATAGGTTAAAACATGTGAGGACATTGATGCAAATCAATTTGCATAAAGGCGGTGTAATCCCAGAGGGAGATGGAGTAACCGTTCCTTGTCACTTACTAGAACAATTGAAGTGCTTACGagttttgtcatttaaatttttttcagatGATGAAAACTTGTTGCATGGTTCAATTGGCAAATTGATCCATTTGCGTTATTTGGATCTTTCATACACATCCATTGTGACTTTGCCTGAGTCTTTAAGTTGCTTGTACAATTTACAAACCTTGAAGTTGAGAAGCTGTAAAAATCTTAAACAGCTTCCCTCCAACATGCAAAATCTTGTCAATTTGCGTCATCTTGATCTTTTCGACACTGGTTTAAAAGAGATGCCAAAAGGTATGAGCAAATTAAAAGATTTGCAATTTCTAAGTAATTATATAGTGGGAAAGCATGAAGAGAATGCAGTTGGGGAATTAGGAGAGCTAACACATCTTCATGGGTCATTGAGTATTGGGAAATTAGAGAATGTTAATAATAGTGGTGTAGCATCGAATGCAAGGATGGATCAAAAAATACACCTGAATGCTTTATATTTGATGTGGtcatcatttgaagaaagtgaggTTTGTGATTCCCAAACTGAAAAAGATGTACTTGATAAATTACGTCCTCACAAAGGCTTGAAGAAGCTTTTCATGTGGGGTTACAGAGGTACCATGTTTCCAGATTGGGTAGGGCAGCCTTTGTACTACAACATGACTCAGTTGCAGCTGGGTGGATGCAGGAATTGTTGGGTGCTTCCTTCACTTGGACAGTTACCCTCTCTGGAGAGACTAGTCATTTCAGAGCTCGACAAGCTGAAGATGATTGGTGGCTCATTCTATAAGGGTGATGGAACTCATCAACATCAGGAGACACCCTTCCGATCCCTTAAATCTCTGGAATTTTATGATATGGGTTGCTGGGAGGAATGGCAgtcatatgaatgtgatgattatgatgATGCACCATTTCCAAAACTTGAGGAACTTCATATATTGCACTGTCCTAAGTTAAGAGGAGATTTACCAACTTTCCTTCCATCTTTAAAAGAACTCCGGATTAATGAATGCGAGGAGCTTGGTTGTTATCTGCCAAGAGCTCCCATCATGCGCCAATTATTAATATATGGCAAACAGGAAGCAAGAATGTGGGACCTACCACTTTCACTGCAACGACTAATAATTGAAGGAAACCAGCTTGTGGAGTATGTGTTTGAGGCCATTATCCACACCCGACCAACCTCTCTCAATTATTTAAGAATCTCAAATTGCTCATCAGCCATATCATTTCCAGGGGATTCTTTGCCCCCTTCATTGAAAGAGCTAACCATTGagaattgcaagaatgtagaattCTCAATCCAACACCAACAACAACATCACTCGCTAGAGTCTCTACGCATAGACAACAGCTGTGATTCACTTACATCCTTCACATTGCCAGCTTTCCCAAATCTCAAGTATTTGACAATAGCAAGATGTGAAAATTTGACATCTCTGGGCAGCATAAGGCTGCCTGCCTCTTTACATTTTCTCTACATCAGTAGATGTCCATTGTTGGGTGAAGGCATAGAGAGGAAGGACCCCCACATCTGGCCGTCCATTTCCTACATCCCTGACATCTATGTTAATGGGAAACGGATTCACAATGACTCAACATCTTAA
- the LOC140177567 gene encoding putative disease resistance RPP13-like protein 1 yields MEACNRLKHVRTLLQLNLHKGHGTREGDRVAVPCDLLEQLKCLRVLSFKFFSDDENLLHRSIGELIHLRYLDLSYTSIVTLPESLCFLYNLQTLKLKLCRNLKKLPSNMQNLVKLHHLDIGGTDLEEMPKKMSKLKDLQFLSFYIAGKHEENGIGELGELPHLHGSFCIEKLENVKNSGEASNARMDEKIHLKKVRFVIPTLKKMYLTNYVLTKT; encoded by the coding sequence ATGGAAGCATGCAATAGGTTAAAACATGTGAGGACATTGTTGCAACTCAATTTGCATAAAGGTCATGGAACCCGAGAGGGAGATAGAGTAGCCGTTCCTTGTGACTTACTAGAACAATTGAAGTGCTTACGagttttgtcatttaaatttttttcagatGATGAAAACTTGTTGCATCGTTCAATTGGTGAATTGATCCATTTGCGTTATTTGGATCTTTCATACACATCCATCGTGACATTGCCCGAGTCATTATGTTTCTTGTACAATTTACAAACCCTGAAGTTGAAACTTTGTAGAAATCTTAAAAAGCTTCCCAGTAACATGCAAAATCTTGTGAAATTACATCATCTTGATATTGGCGGCACTGATTTGGAAGAGATGCCAAAAAAGATGAGCAAATTAAAAGATTtgcaatttttaagtttttatattgCAGGCAAACATGAAGAGAATGGGATTGGAGAATTAGGAGAGCTACCACATCTTCATGGCTCATTTTGTATTGAGAAACTAGAGAATGTTAAGAATAGTGGTGAAGCATCGAATGCAAGGATGGATGAAAAAATACACCTGAAGAAAGTGAGGTTTGTGATTCCCACACTGAAAAAGATGTACTTGACAAATTACGTCCTCACAAAGACTTGA
- the LOC112755905 gene encoding putative disease resistance RPP13-like protein 1 isoform X2: protein MAAELGGAFLSSFLNVLFDRLSDPDIINIMRGRKVNQKLLQKLKTILNVVEAVLNDAEKKQITDSAVKRWLEDLQDAIYDADDLLDEVATKAATQKNPPGNFLSRFLNLQDREMVTRIEDIIVKLEEIAKHKDILRLEKITAKNMSGRIPSTSLVKKSDIFVGRDKERHTIMKLLLDDANDGELSVIPIVGMGGIGKTTLAKLVYNDDKVKQKFHVFKAWVCVGEEEFDVLKVTKALIEKICSPCYSNDLDTAQNHLKNALAGKNFLVVLDDVWSSNRERWESFLNPFECGTEGGKILVTTRLDTVASLVKTKHTEAHNLSLLDEDQCWSVFANRAWDPTESRDHSALEEIGRKIVKKCKGLPLAAQTLGGLLRGKDNEKDWNGVLNSEFWELSEEDSGILPALRISYYHLPSYLKRCFVYCSLYPKDFEFDRDELTLLWMAEGLLLQPKSGNTLEEIGYEYFDDLISRSFFNILTLLKIHL from the coding sequence ATGGCTGCTGAACTTGGAGgagcttttctctcttcttttctcaatGTCCTTTTCGACAGGCTGTCTGATCCTGATATCATCAACATCATGCGAGGAAGGAAGGTTAACCAGAAGCTGCTTCAAAAGCTGAAGACCATTCTGAATGTGGTTGAAGCTGTGCTGAATGATGCCGAGAAGAAGCAGATCACTGACTCTGCTGTCAAGAGGTGGCTCGAAGATCTCCAAGATGCAATCTATGATGCTGATGACTTGTTGGATGAAGTTGCCACCAAAGCTGCCACTCAGAAGAATCCACCAGGTAACTTCCTGTCTCGTTTTCTCAATTTGCAAGATAGGGAGATGGTTACTAGGATTGAAGACATCATTGTTAAACTAGAAGAGATTGCAAAACACAAAGATATCCTTCGTCTAGAAAAGATTACAGCCAAGAACATGTCTGGGAGGATCCCATCAACCTCACTGGTTAAAAAATCTGATATATTTGTTGGAAGGGACAAAGAGAGACATACCATAATGAAATTGTTGTTAGATGATGCTAACGATGGTGAGCTGTCTGTGATTCCCATAGTGGGCATGGGTGGAATAGGAAAAACTACTTTGGCTAAATTGGTTTATAATGATGACAAAGTGAAGCAAAAGTTTCATGTATTCAAGGCATGGGTTTGTGTTGGTGAGGaggaatttgatgttcttaagGTGACAAAGGCTCTGATAGAGAAAATTTGCAGTCCTTGTTACTCAAATGATTTAGATACAGCTCAAAATCATTTGAAGAATGCGCTAGCGGGGAAGAACTTCTTGGTTGTTCTGGATGATGTATGGAGCAGTAATCGTGAGCGTTGGGAAAGTTTTCTAAATCCTTTTGAATGTGGAACTGAGGGAGGCAAGATTCTTGTAACAACACGTCTTGATACAGTTGCTTCTTTGGTGAAAACTAAACATACTGAAGCTCACAATTTGAGTTTGTTGGATGAAGATCAATGCTGGTCAGTGTTTGCAAATCGAGCATGGGATCCTACAGAATCCCGAGATCATTCAGCTTTAGAAGAAATTGGtagaaaaattgttaaaaaatgtAAAGGATTACCTTTGGCAGCTCAAACACTCGGAGGGTTATTGAGAGGGAAAGATAATGAAAAGGATTGGAATGGTGTTTTGAATAGTGAATTTTGGGAACTCTCTGAGGAAGATAGCGGGATTCTTCCTGCATTGAGAATCAGTTATTACCACCTCCCTTCGTATTTAAAACGTTGTTTTGTTTATTGTTCTTTGTATCCAAAGGACTTTGAATTTGATAGAGATGAATTGACATTATTGTGGATGGCAGAAGGTCTTTTGCTACAACCAAAGAGTGGAAACACTTTAGAAGAAATTGGTTATGAATATTTTGATGATTTGATTTCGAGATCATTTTTCAACATTCTAACTCTGCTAAAAATTCATTTGTAA
- the LOC112755891 gene encoding putative disease resistance RPP13-like protein 1, whose translation MFPDWVGQSSYHNMTELELSGCRNCWVLPSLGQLPALTTLKISECDMVKMIDGSFYKGDGTHHHQQTPFPSLKYLSFYYMGCWEEWESYECDEDDAPFPQLEHLLIANCPKLRGVLPSFLPALKEIVISGCEELGCDLPRAPIICQLEIYGKQEARMRDLPLSLQHLRIEGNQLVDSLFEAMTHTQPTSLSYIRISNCSSVVSFSGDALPPSLEDLRIYDCKNVEFPMQHQQHDSLTYLTIKNSCDSLTSLALSTFPNLYYLRIQELQNLTSLEVSQSQSLQDLSISGCPKLENIIRLPACLRVLRIRECGLLGEGIEKKDPHIWPSISHISYIYVDDKRIRNDSTS comes from the coding sequence ATGTTTCCAGATTGGGTAGGGCAGTCTTCGTACCACAACATGACTGAGTTGGAGCTGAGTGGATGCAGGAATTGTTGGGTGCTTCCTTCACTTGGACAGTTACCCGCTCTAACGACATTGAAGATTTCAGAATGTGATATGGTGAAGATGATTGATGGCTCATTCTATAAGGGTGATGGAACTCATCATCATCAGCAGACACCCTTCCCATCCCTGAAATATCTGTCATTTTATTACATGGGTTGCTGGGAGGAATGGGAgtcatatgaatgtgatgaagaTGATGCACCATTTCCTCAACTTGAGCATCTATTGATAGCAAACTGTCCTAAGTTAAGAGGAGTTTTGCCCTCTTTCCTTCCTGCTTTGAAAGAAATTGTCATTTCAGGATGTGAGGAGCTTGGTTGTGATCTGCCAAGAGCTCCCATCATATGCCAATTAGAAATATATGGCAAACAGGAAGCAAGAATGCGGGACCTACCACTTTCACTGCAACATCTAAGAATCGAAGGAAACCAGCTTGTGGATTCTCTGTTTGAGGCCATGACCCACACCCAACCAACCTCTCTCAGTTATATAAGAATCTCAAATTGCTCATCAGTGGTATCATTTTCAGGGGATGCTTTGCCCCCTTCGTTGGAAGATTTGCGCATATAcgattgcaagaatgtagaattCCCAATGCAACACCAACAACATGACTCACTAACGTATCTTACAATAAAGAACAGCTGTGATTCACTCACATCCCTCGCATTATCAACATTCCCAAATCTCTATTATCTTAGAATCCAAGAACTTCAAAATTTGACATCTCTGGAGGTGTCACAGTCACAGTCCCTCCAAGACTTATCAATTTCAGGCTGCCCTAAGCTGGAGAACATAATAAGGCTGCCTGCCTGTTTAAGGGTACTCAGAATCAGAGAATGTGGGTTGTTGGGTGAAGGCATAGAGAAGAAGGACCCCCACATTTGGCCATCCATTTCCCACATCTCCTATATTTATGTTGATGACAAACGGATTCGCAATGACTCAACATCTTAA